A region of Dermabacter vaginalis DNA encodes the following proteins:
- the lepB gene encoding signal peptidase I gives MATHRGSANANEPRPDLGNNAVENKPKGKRRAPASKVNEGEPAAGGESPKPNREGKRAAAPAGTVSETSSEPANQSAKDASEAPRKARSRWKILGRVLEVAVVTAAVGILISTFFLSVLQIRGTSMEPTFHDGDLAVTTHSKSLETGDIVAFYYNNKVLLKRVVGFPGDWIDFAEDGRVIVNGEKLDESYVLDPGEGGNVDITFPYQVPEGRYFVLGDHRSTSIDSRSEHLGTVAEDQVLGTVKAVVWPLTHVTWVD, from the coding sequence ATGGCGACTCATCGCGGCTCAGCGAATGCCAACGAGCCTCGTCCCGATCTCGGTAACAATGCAGTTGAGAATAAGCCGAAGGGGAAGCGCCGCGCGCCTGCCTCGAAGGTGAATGAAGGGGAGCCGGCTGCCGGGGGCGAGTCGCCCAAGCCGAACCGCGAAGGTAAGCGTGCCGCGGCCCCTGCCGGGACCGTTAGCGAGACCAGCTCGGAGCCCGCGAATCAGAGCGCGAAGGACGCAAGCGAGGCCCCGCGCAAGGCCCGCTCCCGCTGGAAAATCCTCGGCCGCGTGCTCGAAGTTGCCGTGGTCACGGCAGCCGTGGGCATCCTCATTTCCACGTTCTTCCTTTCCGTGCTGCAGATACGCGGCACGTCCATGGAGCCGACTTTCCATGACGGCGACCTCGCGGTTACGACGCATTCAAAGAGCCTTGAAACCGGCGATATCGTGGCCTTTTACTACAACAACAAGGTTCTCCTCAAGCGTGTGGTGGGCTTCCCGGGGGACTGGATCGACTTCGCTGAGGATGGCCGCGTGATCGTCAACGGCGAGAAGCTCGATGAGAGCTACGTGCTCGACCCCGGCGAGGGTGGCAACGTGGACATCACCTTCCCGTACCAGGTTCCCGAAGGCCGCTACTTCGTGCTTGGTGATCACCGCAGCACGTCGATCGATTCACGCTCAGAGCACCTCGGCACCGTTGCCGAGGATCAAGTCCTGGGAACCGTCAAGGCCGTCGTATGGCCGCTGACACATGTGACGTGGGTCGACTAA
- a CDS encoding MFS transporter — translation MAKNEPRTRHLGRGTSEAGAALRPLILPVYVPTALQFSGNAAILPILPLIAIRMGFSISGAAALGLIAGILSVVGTVPAGKLMARVGERRAILATGVLLIVLNLGLGAVVGDALAGTPSAWHRWVLIGALVVQGACMIVWNLGRQAYLGTHLPPRVRARGMTSFGGAVRIGEILGPLLSSAVLWVGHAPWVFYLYSVLVAVAVWCVWARMLEGDASPGGKVSDARPATVGPEGGEAKPAGVEKPREPETVTGALGRQLTFRDMLRVALGVLPLAAARTNRPIIVPLMAVAMGLTEKDVTLIFGIAAAIEILLFYPAGVIMDRWGRAAAIVPCMSILGLGFALAAPFALGGAGLSAGGTGFAVLLIAQIVAGIGNGLGSGIMMTLGIDLSNTSTRTRDLARWNTLMGAGRLSAPLLVSIVTLALPVGWAALLTSGLLWGGAAWLHRVLPEYAPVKLP, via the coding sequence GTGGCGAAAAACGAGCCTCGCACCCGGCACCTCGGCCGCGGCACATCCGAAGCCGGCGCGGCGCTCAGGCCTCTCATTCTTCCCGTGTATGTGCCTACGGCGCTGCAGTTCTCGGGCAACGCTGCGATCCTGCCGATCCTTCCGCTCATCGCGATCCGCATGGGCTTTTCCATCTCGGGCGCTGCGGCCCTCGGCCTCATCGCGGGCATCCTTTCGGTCGTGGGCACCGTTCCCGCCGGCAAGCTCATGGCGCGCGTGGGGGAGCGCCGTGCGATCCTCGCGACGGGGGTTTTGCTCATCGTGCTCAACCTCGGTCTCGGGGCGGTCGTGGGGGATGCGCTCGCGGGAACGCCCTCTGCGTGGCACAGATGGGTGCTGATTGGCGCGCTCGTGGTGCAGGGCGCGTGCATGATCGTGTGGAACCTTGGCCGCCAGGCTTATCTTGGCACCCACCTTCCGCCGCGCGTGCGCGCTCGGGGCATGACCTCGTTCGGCGGCGCGGTGCGCATCGGTGAGATTCTCGGCCCGCTTCTCTCCTCGGCGGTGCTGTGGGTGGGGCACGCCCCGTGGGTGTTCTACCTCTATTCCGTTCTCGTGGCGGTCGCGGTGTGGTGCGTGTGGGCGCGCATGCTCGAGGGCGATGCATCGCCGGGAGGGAAAGTTTCCGACGCTCGCCCGGCAACCGTCGGACCTGAAGGCGGTGAGGCGAAGCCCGCCGGCGTGGAAAAACCTCGCGAACCCGAGACCGTGACCGGTGCCCTCGGGCGCCAATTGACGTTTCGAGACATGTTGCGCGTGGCGCTCGGGGTGCTGCCGCTTGCCGCGGCGCGCACGAACCGGCCGATCATCGTGCCGCTCATGGCGGTGGCGATGGGGCTCACGGAAAAGGACGTCACGCTCATTTTCGGCATTGCCGCCGCGATCGAGATTCTGCTGTTTTATCCCGCGGGCGTGATCATGGATCGCTGGGGGAGAGCCGCGGCGATCGTGCCGTGCATGAGCATCCTCGGGCTTGGTTTTGCGCTCGCGGCGCCTTTTGCACTCGGCGGGGCGGGCCTTTCGGCGGGTGGCACGGGATTTGCGGTGCTGCTTATCGCGCAGATCGTCGCGGGGATCGGCAACGGACTTGGTTCGGGAATCATGATGACCCTCGGAATCGATCTTTCGAATACCTCGACCCGCACGCGCGACCTCGCGCGGTGGAACACGCTCATGGGGGCGGGGCGGCTTTCGGCACCTCTTCTCGTGTCGATTGTGACGCTCGCGTTGCCCGTGGGGTGGGCGGCTTTGCTCACGTCGGGGCTCCTGTGGGGTGGCGCCGCATGGCTGCATCGCGTGCTTCCCGAGTACGCGCCCGTGAAGTTACCGTGA
- a CDS encoding NAD(P)H-binding protein, which translates to MSTPEHREVLTIVDAASALGDTLVSESYLALRTGGEVKALSAHPENLTRFSRAISYEAIPHDLGEYASALGGTSALLLVIENNEEAEALTTRTIRAMRRAGVRRLIAAAPLDALAYTVHGTRDAEAPRRERPLTERAKKAWASVGSPNPGLLGARRALELVRRSGLETTLLLHPPILVAPGPATVTRTPAAYAPTASAEITAANAARAILSARTDSSIGAEDVLSEG; encoded by the coding sequence ATGAGCACACCCGAGCACCGCGAAGTTCTCACGATCGTCGACGCCGCAAGTGCACTCGGCGACACCCTCGTGAGCGAGTCCTACCTTGCCCTGCGCACAGGCGGCGAGGTCAAGGCCCTGAGCGCCCACCCGGAAAACCTCACACGATTTTCACGCGCGATCAGCTACGAGGCCATCCCCCACGACCTTGGCGAGTACGCTTCGGCACTCGGCGGCACGAGCGCCCTCCTGCTCGTGATCGAAAACAACGAGGAGGCCGAGGCCCTCACCACCCGAACAATCCGCGCGATGCGGCGCGCAGGCGTGAGGCGGCTCATCGCGGCAGCGCCCCTCGATGCCCTCGCCTACACCGTTCATGGCACGCGCGATGCCGAAGCTCCCCGCCGAGAGCGCCCACTCACCGAGAGAGCGAAGAAGGCGTGGGCAAGCGTCGGAAGCCCGAACCCCGGCCTGCTGGGTGCCCGCCGGGCCCTCGAACTCGTGCGGCGCTCGGGCCTCGAGACCACACTCCTGCTCCACCCGCCGATCCTCGTGGCCCCCGGGCCCGCCACCGTCACCCGAACCCCCGCCGCCTACGCCCCGACCGCGAGCGCCGAAATCACCGCCGCGAACGCCGCCCGCGCGATCCTTTCTGCCCGCACCGATTCCTCGATCGGCGCCGAAGACGTGCTGAGCGAAGGCTGA
- a CDS encoding HAD family hydrolase produces MTENATNAPQNLPPAASFNAADFDAYLFDLDGVVTPTADVHMRAWSRMFNQVLVDYEGQAKYTDMDYFTYVDGKPRYDGVRSFLTSRGIELPEGTPEDAPAAMTVCGLGNRKNALVLEILEQEGVEPYPGTLAFLDSLPETAKVAIVSSSKNARTVLKAAGLLERFEVIVDGNVAAENSIPGKPAPDTYLYGAKLVGVPAEKAVVLEDATSGVKAGAAGNFGAVIGVNRGVGQEALAEAGATIVVDDLKELA; encoded by the coding sequence GTGACTGAGAACGCGACAAACGCACCCCAGAATCTTCCGCCCGCCGCCTCCTTCAACGCGGCCGACTTTGACGCCTATCTCTTCGACCTCGACGGGGTCGTGACCCCCACCGCCGACGTGCACATGCGCGCATGGTCCCGCATGTTCAACCAGGTGCTCGTGGACTACGAGGGCCAGGCCAAATACACCGACATGGACTACTTCACGTACGTGGATGGTAAGCCGCGCTACGACGGCGTGAGGAGCTTCCTCACCTCGCGCGGTATCGAGCTTCCCGAGGGCACGCCCGAGGATGCCCCCGCCGCGATGACCGTGTGCGGGCTCGGCAACCGCAAGAACGCCCTCGTGCTCGAGATCCTCGAACAGGAAGGCGTGGAGCCCTACCCCGGCACGCTCGCCTTCCTCGATTCCCTTCCCGAAACCGCGAAAGTCGCGATCGTCTCCAGCTCGAAGAACGCTCGCACCGTGCTCAAGGCCGCGGGGCTCCTCGAACGCTTCGAGGTCATCGTGGACGGCAACGTCGCCGCCGAAAATTCGATTCCCGGCAAGCCCGCACCCGACACCTACCTCTACGGTGCGAAACTCGTGGGTGTGCCCGCCGAAAAGGCCGTGGTGCTCGAAGATGCCACGAGCGGCGTGAAGGCCGGTGCCGCCGGCAATTTCGGCGCCGTCATCGGCGTCAACCGCGGCGTGGGCCAGGAAGCACTTGCCGAAGCCGGTGCCACGATCGTTGTGGACGACCTCAAGGAGCTGGCATGA
- a CDS encoding glycoside hydrolase family 65 protein — protein MSIHKVSADPMDRVHLPVNEWQLVEARPGADLGFLETIFATANGYLGMRGTPEEGRDVASHGTFLNGFHETWPIKHAENAFGFAKTGQTIVNAPDSTVIKLYVDDEPLNVSTSDLLEYKRWIDFREGVLRRDLLWRTPSGAHVRVRSSRMVSFTDRHLALMSLEVEMVKGSAPIAISSQIINRQDLDLDAAPATAPLAGDNKHDPRQTTSFDTRVLVPEGNHASGDRVLMGYRTAHSGIGIGVAADHEVETEIDFQSLVKIDDDMGRFIMRGELPEGEKFLVKKAVAYHYAAGVPVRELQDRCRRTLDRVHKHAFEHYHDAQREFLGGFWKRSDVRIEGQSAVQQASRWCIYQLAQAAARADQAGVPAKGMTGSGYEGHYFWDTDIYVVPFLTFTSPEWARNALRFRVNLLDAARERARELNQRGALFPWRTINGDEASAYYAAGTAQYHIDADIAWAFATYNDITGDTSFLDLQGAEVLAETARMWADLGFWRTNGDRTFHIHGVTGPDEYTTVVNNNLFTNVMAKYNLERAARTLRDLRERLPETYRALVQKIDLDEREIDEWQACAEGMYIEFDDTMGIHPQDDRFLDREVWDIKATPPEKFPLLLNYHPLVIYRFQVIKQADVVLATYLRSAEFTTEHKKANFEYYDPITTGDSTLSAVVQSIMAAEVGHQDLALDYFLTGLYVDLADLHKNTKDGVHIASAGGVWNGLVAGFGGMRFNDGAISFDPRLPDEWPALEFPLTVRESRFTVRITKGEISFVLEEGNELDVSVRGKTVRITSEGVSVPLRGQGPLLEDGHLEAHYVGDTRADGSVITSTVPDPNAPWEYPEAAIEGHEG, from the coding sequence ATGAGCATCCACAAAGTCTCCGCCGATCCCATGGACAGGGTCCACCTTCCCGTCAACGAGTGGCAGCTCGTGGAAGCGCGTCCCGGCGCCGATCTCGGCTTCCTCGAAACGATCTTCGCCACCGCGAACGGCTACCTCGGCATGCGCGGCACCCCCGAAGAAGGCCGCGACGTGGCAAGCCACGGCACGTTCCTCAATGGCTTCCACGAAACCTGGCCCATCAAGCACGCCGAAAACGCCTTCGGATTCGCGAAAACCGGCCAGACGATCGTCAACGCCCCCGATTCGACCGTCATCAAGCTGTACGTGGACGATGAACCGCTCAACGTCTCCACGAGCGACCTGCTCGAATACAAGCGCTGGATCGACTTTCGCGAAGGCGTGCTGCGCCGCGACCTCCTGTGGCGCACCCCGAGCGGCGCCCACGTGCGCGTGCGCTCAAGCCGCATGGTGAGCTTCACCGACCGCCACCTCGCGCTCATGTCCCTCGAGGTCGAGATGGTCAAGGGCAGCGCCCCTATCGCCATCTCCTCACAGATCATCAACCGCCAGGACCTCGACCTCGATGCCGCGCCCGCCACAGCTCCGCTCGCTGGTGACAACAAGCATGATCCGCGGCAAACCACGTCGTTTGACACGCGCGTGCTCGTGCCAGAGGGCAACCACGCCTCCGGCGACCGCGTGCTCATGGGCTACCGCACCGCCCACTCCGGAATCGGCATCGGCGTTGCCGCCGACCACGAAGTGGAAACCGAGATCGACTTCCAGAGCCTCGTCAAAATTGACGACGACATGGGCCGCTTCATCATGCGCGGCGAGCTGCCCGAAGGCGAAAAGTTCCTCGTCAAGAAAGCTGTGGCCTACCACTACGCGGCGGGCGTGCCCGTGCGGGAGCTCCAGGACCGCTGCCGCCGCACGCTCGACCGGGTGCACAAGCACGCCTTCGAGCACTACCACGACGCGCAGCGCGAATTCCTCGGGGGCTTCTGGAAGCGCTCCGACGTGCGCATCGAGGGCCAAAGCGCCGTGCAGCAAGCGAGCCGCTGGTGCATCTACCAGCTCGCCCAGGCCGCCGCTCGAGCCGACCAGGCCGGCGTTCCCGCAAAAGGCATGACCGGCTCCGGTTACGAGGGCCACTACTTCTGGGACACCGACATCTACGTGGTCCCGTTCCTCACGTTCACCTCGCCCGAATGGGCCCGCAACGCCCTGCGGTTCCGCGTGAACCTGCTCGATGCCGCGCGCGAGAGGGCCCGCGAGCTCAACCAGCGCGGCGCTCTCTTCCCGTGGCGCACGATCAACGGCGACGAGGCGAGTGCCTACTACGCGGCAGGAACCGCGCAGTACCACATCGATGCCGACATCGCGTGGGCCTTCGCCACCTACAACGACATCACGGGCGACACGAGCTTCCTCGATCTCCAAGGCGCCGAAGTTCTCGCCGAAACGGCGCGCATGTGGGCCGATCTTGGCTTCTGGCGCACGAACGGCGATCGCACCTTCCACATTCACGGCGTGACCGGCCCCGACGAATACACGACGGTCGTCAACAACAACCTGTTCACGAACGTCATGGCGAAATACAACCTCGAGCGGGCCGCCCGCACGCTGCGTGACCTGCGCGAACGCCTCCCAGAGACCTACCGCGCGCTGGTGCAGAAAATCGACCTCGACGAGCGCGAGATCGACGAATGGCAGGCGTGCGCCGAAGGCATGTACATCGAGTTCGACGACACGATGGGCATCCACCCGCAGGACGACCGCTTCCTCGACCGCGAAGTGTGGGATATCAAAGCCACCCCGCCCGAAAAATTCCCGCTCCTGCTCAACTACCACCCGCTCGTGATCTACCGCTTCCAGGTCATCAAACAGGCCGACGTTGTGCTCGCGACCTACCTGCGCAGCGCCGAGTTCACCACCGAACACAAGAAGGCGAACTTCGAGTACTACGACCCGATCACCACGGGCGACTCGACCCTCTCGGCGGTCGTGCAGTCGATCATGGCCGCCGAAGTGGGCCACCAAGACCTTGCCCTCGACTACTTCCTCACGGGCCTTTACGTGGACCTCGCCGACCTCCACAAAAACACGAAAGACGGCGTGCACATCGCCTCCGCGGGCGGCGTGTGGAACGGCCTCGTGGCGGGATTCGGCGGCATGCGCTTCAACGACGGCGCCATCAGCTTCGACCCGCGCCTTCCCGACGAATGGCCCGCCCTCGAATTCCCCCTCACCGTGCGCGAAAGCCGCTTCACCGTGCGCATCACGAAGGGCGAGATCAGCTTCGTGCTCGAAGAAGGCAACGAGCTTGACGTGAGCGTGCGCGGCAAAACCGTGCGCATCACGAGTGAAGGCGTGAGCGTTCCGCTTCGTGGCCAGGGCCCCCTCCTCGAAGATGGCCACCTCGAAGCGCACTACGTTGGCGACACGCGCGCCGACGGCTCCGTGATTACCTCGACCGTGCCCGACCCCAACGCTCCGTGGGAATACCCCGAGGCGGCGATTGAGGGCCACGAAGGCTAG
- a CDS encoding ubiquinol-cytochrome c reductase iron-sulfur subunit produces MKPRIVRADLPAEPTRELPPCVKRRDLGALGLTGAAALALAGCGPDRGGLKAKEVQVDESGAVALEDLPENQTTIVNFGGQRAFVAVVRGSGEDLHGFEAYCTHQGCALNPEGPVLHCPCHDSTFDSETGDVKGGPAEEPLVKVSLSVADGKVTRA; encoded by the coding sequence ATGAAACCGCGCATCGTTCGTGCTGACCTTCCCGCAGAGCCCACCCGCGAGCTGCCGCCGTGCGTGAAGCGGCGCGACCTCGGCGCACTCGGCCTCACGGGCGCCGCCGCCCTCGCCCTCGCCGGCTGCGGGCCCGATCGCGGCGGCCTCAAGGCAAAGGAAGTCCAGGTGGATGAGTCGGGGGCCGTGGCGCTTGAAGATCTGCCCGAGAACCAGACGACAATCGTGAACTTCGGTGGGCAGCGCGCCTTTGTGGCGGTGGTGCGCGGAAGCGGCGAGGACCTTCACGGCTTCGAGGCGTACTGCACGCACCAGGGCTGCGCCCTCAACCCCGAGGGGCCCGTGCTGCACTGCCCGTGCCACGATTCGACATTCGATTCGGAAACTGGCGACGTCAAGGGTGGGCCGGCCGAGGAGCCCCTCGTGAAGGTCTCGCTCAGCGTGGCGGATGGCAAGGTCACCCGTGCCTGA
- the trmB gene encoding tRNA (guanosine(46)-N7)-methyltransferase TrmB has product MPERPELTSDGRVRREVVSFVRRGSRLNAAQERAWQTHAQQYVVDVPRGARSTLADPSVRLSVPELFRNNNPLIVEIGSGQGDCVAAAAASRPGENFLALEVYKPGIAQTMLHLERLGLPQNVKMLEVDAENSLPTLLGPESIREVWIFFADPWHKTKHHKRRLISPEFLRVLTGLLEPGGIIRTATDWADYAEHQHAAFETVAAEGLLVNLYPEGPRPEGTASDPVSEAMPRVGFAPRFDGRVRTAFEKKATAAGRLVWEFAYQKA; this is encoded by the coding sequence GTGCCTGAGCGGCCTGAACTGACGAGCGACGGGCGCGTGCGGCGCGAGGTCGTGAGCTTCGTGCGGCGCGGCTCCCGCCTCAACGCGGCCCAGGAGCGGGCATGGCAGACCCATGCGCAGCAGTACGTCGTGGACGTGCCCCGCGGGGCGCGTTCGACCCTCGCTGATCCCTCGGTGCGGCTCTCAGTGCCGGAACTGTTCAGAAATAACAACCCGCTCATTGTGGAGATCGGCTCCGGTCAGGGCGATTGCGTGGCCGCCGCTGCCGCCTCACGCCCAGGCGAGAACTTCCTCGCCCTCGAGGTGTACAAACCGGGAATCGCGCAAACGATGCTCCACCTCGAACGGCTCGGCCTCCCCCAGAACGTCAAAATGCTCGAGGTTGACGCCGAAAACTCCCTCCCCACGCTTCTCGGGCCCGAGTCGATCCGCGAAGTGTGGATCTTCTTCGCCGATCCGTGGCACAAAACGAAGCACCACAAACGCCGCCTCATCTCCCCCGAGTTCTTGCGCGTGCTCACAGGGCTGCTCGAGCCGGGCGGAATCATCCGCACCGCAACCGACTGGGCCGACTACGCCGAGCATCAACACGCCGCCTTCGAGACCGTCGCGGCCGAAGGGCTGCTCGTAAACCTGTACCCCGAAGGGCCTCGGCCCGAGGGCACGGCCTCGGATCCGGTGAGCGAGGCGATGCCGCGCGTGGGGTTCGCCCCTCGATTCGATGGGCGCGTGCGCACCGCCTTCGAGAAGAAAGCGACCGCCGCGGGCCGGCTCGTGTGGGAGTTCGCCTACCAAAAGGCGTAA
- a CDS encoding response regulator transcription factor produces the protein MARILIVEDEESFSDALSYSLRKEGYEVAVANTGDRGLAVFQVHGADLVLLDLMLPGMSGTDVCREIRKTSSVPVIMLTAKDDEFDKVLGLELGADDYVTKPYSSRELLARIKAVLRRGEQQKATNQEGEEDEAVLTAGGIEMNVDRHVVRVRGEDTPLPLKEFELLEILLRNADRVLTRGQLIDRVWGSNYVGDTKTLDVHIKRLRAKIEVNPKSPELIVTVRGLGYKFESPAEA, from the coding sequence ATGGCACGCATCCTCATTGTTGAAGACGAGGAGAGTTTCTCCGACGCGCTCAGCTACTCGCTGCGCAAGGAGGGATACGAGGTCGCTGTCGCGAACACGGGCGACCGTGGACTCGCGGTGTTCCAGGTGCACGGCGCTGATCTCGTGCTTCTCGATCTCATGCTTCCCGGTATGAGCGGCACCGATGTGTGCCGCGAGATCCGTAAAACCTCGAGCGTTCCCGTCATCATGCTCACCGCGAAGGATGACGAGTTCGATAAGGTTCTCGGCCTCGAGCTTGGCGCCGATGACTACGTGACGAAACCGTATTCTTCGCGTGAGCTTCTCGCCCGCATTAAGGCGGTGCTTCGCCGCGGCGAGCAGCAGAAGGCCACAAACCAGGAGGGCGAGGAAGACGAGGCGGTTCTGACGGCCGGCGGCATTGAGATGAACGTTGACCGCCACGTGGTGCGCGTGCGCGGTGAAGATACGCCGCTGCCGCTCAAGGAATTTGAGCTGCTTGAGATCCTCCTGCGTAACGCCGATCGCGTGCTCACGCGCGGCCAGCTCATTGACCGCGTGTGGGGCTCGAATTACGTGGGCGACACGAAGACCCTCGATGTGCACATCAAGCGCTTGCGCGCGAAGATCGAGGTCAATCCGAAGAGCCCGGAACTCATCGTGACGGTGCGCGGCCTCGGCTACAAGTTCGAATCGCCCGCGGAGGCCTAA
- the phoU gene encoding phosphate signaling complex protein PhoU, translating into MRAAFQNELQVLREGLMEMNSLVATALEDASKALLTGDLALAEQVIVRDQEIDDLQAELDEKSVDILATQSPVATDLRTVVATLRMSASLERMGDLAAHIALVLRRRHPNEVIPADLKSAIETLADLSLNAVKDAGKVLDTYDVALAAVVEERDNNLDRAMDEVYAALSADDAPYSVKESVDLALLARFYERLGDHAVSVARRVVFLVTGDALDSHTPHTDVTEF; encoded by the coding sequence ATGCGTGCCGCATTCCAGAATGAACTTCAGGTCCTGCGCGAAGGCCTGATGGAAATGAACTCCCTTGTGGCCACCGCACTTGAGGATGCCTCGAAGGCGCTGCTCACCGGCGATCTCGCGCTCGCCGAACAGGTCATTGTTCGCGACCAGGAGATCGACGACCTCCAGGCCGAGCTCGACGAGAAGTCGGTCGACATTCTCGCGACCCAGTCGCCCGTTGCCACCGACCTGCGCACAGTCGTCGCCACGCTCCGCATGAGCGCCTCGCTCGAGCGCATGGGCGATCTCGCCGCCCACATCGCTCTCGTGCTGCGCCGCCGCCACCCGAATGAGGTCATCCCCGCAGACCTGAAGTCGGCCATTGAAACCCTCGCCGATCTGAGCCTCAACGCCGTGAAAGATGCAGGCAAGGTCCTCGACACTTACGACGTTGCTCTCGCTGCCGTCGTTGAGGAGCGCGACAACAACCTCGACCGCGCGATGGACGAGGTCTACGCCGCCCTCTCTGCCGATGATGCCCCCTACTCCGTGAAGGAATCGGTGGATCTCGCTCTGCTCGCCCGCTTCTACGAGCGCCTCGGCGACCACGCCGTCTCGGTGGCGCGCCGCGTGGTGTTCCTCGTGACGGGCGACGCGCTCGACTCGCACACCCCCCACACGGACGTCACCGAGTTCTGA
- a CDS encoding DUF4235 domain-containing protein yields MPSKPSNPLVGAIVTVAGIGTSILAKKALAAGWHRAFDEEVPDSKFEKQAKKDLKERKKQAKKDGASKAELKEMTSEYEDVDAWKVALFTILSGVVITGLQQAARKGAQSGAERLVARRPRANRG; encoded by the coding sequence ATGCCCTCGAAGCCCAGCAATCCCTTGGTCGGCGCTATCGTGACGGTCGCCGGGATCGGCACGTCGATCCTCGCGAAGAAGGCGCTCGCTGCCGGCTGGCATCGCGCCTTCGATGAGGAAGTTCCCGACTCGAAGTTCGAGAAGCAGGCCAAGAAGGACCTCAAGGAACGTAAGAAGCAGGCCAAGAAGGACGGCGCCTCGAAAGCTGAGCTCAAGGAAATGACGAGCGAATACGAGGACGTCGACGCCTGGAAGGTCGCACTGTTCACGATCCTTTCGGGCGTGGTGATCACCGGTCTGCAGCAGGCTGCGAGGAAGGGCGCACAGTCGGGTGCGGAGCGTCTCGTGGCGCGTCGCCCGCGCGCGAACCGCGGCTAA
- a CDS encoding DUF3800 domain-containing protein yields the protein MLVAYLDEFGHVGPFVTPEHKKFHHHPLFGYAGIVLPEAQVRAFGARFEQRKYRMFRRDIMASGKHPRRWEKKGAELYTTGAQQRYPARNAQVLDLARYLSDRGGRFYFYGEHKPIGTVKETGRTPSETTRRALLGAVQNLCFYADQQKQNLLVLLDRGGPMPREEAITAMAAFIYSASSPEPMKRIIEVPMELESHRYGAMQFADWACAILSRASHYHFTDSDSFQWAPELLEQLMARRTVQHSQLWLPEQSEAVKPEMLFRRERWLKQGNFGT from the coding sequence ATGCTTGTCGCGTATCTAGATGAGTTTGGGCACGTTGGCCCTTTCGTGACCCCGGAGCATAAGAAGTTCCATCACCACCCGCTTTTCGGTTACGCGGGAATAGTGCTGCCAGAGGCACAAGTGCGGGCGTTCGGAGCGCGGTTTGAGCAACGAAAATATCGTATGTTTCGCCGGGATATTATGGCCTCGGGCAAACACCCACGTCGATGGGAAAAGAAAGGCGCAGAGCTCTATACAACCGGTGCGCAACAGCGATATCCGGCACGCAATGCTCAGGTGTTGGACCTCGCTCGTTACTTAAGTGATCGTGGTGGTCGTTTCTATTTTTACGGTGAGCACAAACCGATAGGCACGGTAAAGGAAACGGGCCGCACGCCGAGCGAAACGACGCGGCGAGCTCTACTCGGCGCTGTTCAGAATCTGTGTTTTTACGCGGATCAGCAGAAACAAAACCTTCTGGTGCTCCTCGATCGAGGCGGCCCGATGCCTCGAGAAGAGGCGATTACAGCCATGGCGGCGTTCATTTATTCTGCGTCGAGCCCCGAACCTATGAAGCGCATAATCGAAGTCCCCATGGAGCTGGAAAGTCACCGGTATGGGGCGATGCAATTCGCTGATTGGGCGTGTGCGATTCTTAGCCGTGCTTCGCACTATCACTTCACTGATTCTGATTCTTTTCAGTGGGCGCCTGAACTCCTCGAACAGCTCATGGCTAGACGCACCGTGCAACATTCACAGTTATGGCTCCCTGAGCAATCGGAAGCGGTAAAGCCGGAAATGCTTTTTCGTCGTGAGCGATGGTTGAAACAGGGAAACTTTGGCACTTAA
- a CDS encoding CarD family transcriptional regulator: MNFNVGETVVYPHHGAALIEEVNERTIKGKVKKYLKLKVAQGDLTIEVPAENVDMVGVRDVVDQEGLEEVFEVLRQPYVEEPTNWSRRYKANVEKLASGDIKKVAEVVRDLWRRDQDRGLSAGEKRMLSKARQILTSELALAEDCSQERAEEILDEVLAS; this comes from the coding sequence ATGAACTTTAATGTCGGCGAAACGGTCGTCTACCCGCACCACGGTGCGGCACTCATCGAAGAAGTCAACGAGCGCACCATTAAGGGCAAGGTGAAGAAGTACCTCAAGCTCAAGGTCGCGCAGGGTGATCTCACGATCGAGGTCCCGGCGGAAAACGTTGACATGGTGGGGGTTCGCGACGTCGTCGATCAGGAAGGTCTCGAAGAGGTTTTCGAGGTGCTTCGCCAGCCCTACGTTGAGGAACCCACCAACTGGTCGCGCCGCTACAAGGCGAACGTGGAAAAGCTCGCCTCGGGCGACATCAAGAAGGTTGCCGAAGTTGTGCGCGACCTGTGGCGCCGCGATCAGGATCGTGGCCTGAGCGCCGGCGAAAAGCGGATGCTTTCGAAGGCCCGCCAAATCCTCACCTCGGAGCTTGCACTTGCCGAGGATTGCTCGCAAGAGCGCGCTGAAGAAATTCTCGACGAGGTTCTCGCCTCCTGA